One window of the Shewanella maritima genome contains the following:
- a CDS encoding flavin prenyltransferase UbiX, protein MGYRKADKAISLAWTGASGAPYGLKLLSCLLAADYQVFLMISSAARVVLATEHGLQLSANSDKAQAQLMAHLSEDMPSQQGLGELVVLGKDEWFSPPASGSAAPKQMVVCPCSTGTLAAIATGMSNNLLERAADVVIKERGQLILVPRETPFSAIHLEHMLSLTRNGATIMPAAPGFYHNPKSVEDLVDFMVSRILDHLGIAHSLTSRWGYGQSQAHDIEN, encoded by the coding sequence ATGGGATATAGAAAAGCCGATAAAGCCATTAGTCTTGCCTGGACAGGGGCTTCAGGCGCACCTTATGGTCTAAAGCTACTTAGCTGTTTGCTTGCAGCTGATTATCAGGTGTTTTTAATGATTTCGAGCGCTGCGCGCGTGGTGCTCGCGACTGAGCATGGGCTGCAACTCAGTGCCAATAGTGATAAAGCACAAGCGCAATTAATGGCGCATTTAAGTGAAGATATGCCATCGCAGCAAGGCTTGGGCGAATTGGTGGTGCTAGGCAAAGATGAATGGTTTTCGCCGCCAGCATCAGGCAGCGCAGCACCTAAGCAAATGGTGGTGTGTCCATGCTCAACTGGCACCTTAGCCGCCATTGCCACTGGTATGAGCAATAATTTGTTAGAACGAGCTGCCGATGTCGTGATAAAGGAGCGTGGCCAATTAATACTGGTTCCGCGGGAAACTCCTTTTAGTGCCATACACTTAGAGCATATGTTGAGTCTAACTCGTAACGGCGCGACCATTATGCCTGCAGCACCTGGGTTTTATCATAATCCCAAATCGGTTGAAGATCTGGTAGACTTCATGGTTTCGCGAATTCTCGACCATCTGGGGATCGCACACTCACTGACGAGTCGCTGGGGTTACGGACAGTCTCAGGCTCATGATATTGAAAACTGA
- the hpt gene encoding hypoxanthine phosphoribosyltransferase has product MKHTIEEMISTQEIDTMLDDLAQRINERYGDSERLLMVGLLKGSVVFMADLCRRIKGHVEIDFMSVSSYGNSMTSSRDVKVLKDIQSDIAGRDVLIVEDLIDSGNTLNKVREMLLLRDPKSLTLCTLLDKPERREVDVPVDFIGMSIPDEFIVGYGIDYAEQYRNLPYIAKVIPLE; this is encoded by the coding sequence ATGAAGCACACCATTGAAGAGATGATTTCTACCCAAGAAATCGACACCATGTTAGACGATTTAGCGCAGCGTATTAATGAACGCTACGGCGACAGTGAGCGTCTATTAATGGTTGGCCTGCTTAAAGGCTCTGTCGTATTCATGGCTGATCTATGCCGCCGCATTAAAGGCCACGTTGAAATCGACTTTATGTCTGTGTCTAGCTATGGCAATTCGATGACCAGTTCACGTGATGTTAAAGTGCTAAAAGACATTCAATCAGATATTGCCGGTCGTGATGTACTGATTGTTGAAGACCTGATTGACTCAGGCAATACGCTTAATAAGGTGCGCGAAATGTTATTGCTTCGTGACCCGAAGAGCTTAACTTTGTGTACCCTGTTAGATAAACCAGAGCGCCGTGAAGTTGATGTACCTGTCGACTTTATTGGTATGAGCATTCCTGATGAGTTTATCGTTGGCTATGGTATCGATTATGCCGAGCAGTATCGTAACCTGCCTTACATTGCCAAAGTTATTCCATTAGAGTGA
- a CDS encoding ABC transporter ATP-binding protein produces the protein MGERANALVIEGLKKTYKGGVEAVKTLNLTVEQGDFFALLGPNGAGKSTTIGVISSLVQKSAGSVQVFGYDIDKQLEQAKLQIGLVPQEFNFNQFEKVLQIVVNQAGYYGVKRDVALERAKKYLTQLDLWDKRDSQARQLSGGMKRRLMIARALMHEPKLLILDEPTAGVDIELRRSMWDFLKQINAEGVTIILTTHYLEEAEMLCRNIGIIDQGMLVECTTMKALLSKLNMETFILDLRKDISSAPDLGDIRCRLVDAHTLEVDVAKDNNINDVFSLLSAANIEVLSMRNKANRLEELFVELVEKAKEAK, from the coding sequence ATGGGCGAGCGCGCCAATGCATTAGTAATAGAAGGTCTAAAAAAGACCTATAAAGGTGGAGTTGAAGCGGTTAAAACCCTCAACCTCACGGTGGAACAAGGCGATTTTTTTGCATTGCTTGGGCCAAATGGTGCGGGTAAATCGACGACCATCGGCGTGATCAGCTCGCTGGTGCAAAAAAGCGCTGGCAGTGTGCAAGTGTTTGGCTATGACATTGATAAACAATTAGAGCAAGCTAAGCTGCAGATTGGTCTCGTGCCGCAAGAATTTAACTTTAACCAGTTTGAGAAAGTGCTGCAGATTGTAGTGAATCAGGCTGGCTATTATGGTGTTAAACGTGATGTTGCATTGGAGCGAGCGAAAAAGTACTTAACCCAGTTAGATCTCTGGGATAAGCGCGACTCACAAGCGCGTCAGCTTTCGGGCGGAATGAAGCGTCGTTTGATGATTGCTCGCGCGCTAATGCATGAGCCGAAACTGTTGATTTTAGATGAACCTACTGCTGGCGTTGATATTGAGCTGCGCCGCTCAATGTGGGATTTCTTAAAACAAATCAACGCCGAAGGTGTGACGATTATTTTGACTACTCACTACCTTGAAGAAGCGGAGATGCTGTGTCGCAACATAGGAATTATCGACCAGGGTATGCTGGTGGAATGCACGACTATGAAAGCACTTCTTAGCAAGCTCAACATGGAAACCTTTATTCTTGACCTGCGAAAAGATATTAGCAGTGCGCCGGACTTAGGCGACATTCGTTGCCGACTGGTGGATGCTCACACGCTAGAAGTGGATGTGGCTAAAGATAACAACATTAATGATGTGTTTAGTTTATTGTCTGCTGCCAATATCGAAGTATTGTCGATGCGTAATAAAGCTAACCGTCTGGAAGAGCTATTTGTTGAGCTAGTTGAAAAAGCCAAGGAGGCAAAATAA
- a CDS encoding ABC transporter permease has protein sequence MNQLYLIAFKSILTKEINRFTRIWVQTLVPPAITMTLYFLIFGNLVGSRIGQMGGVSYMEFIAPGLIMMSVITNSFSNVASSFYSAKFQRNLEEIMVAPVPHYVMIAGYVGGGVARGLLVGCIVTLVAMFFVDITLHHAGLVLLTAFLTSVLFALGGLINAVFAKSYDDISIIPTFVLTPLTYLGGVFYSLSLLPDFWQGVSALNPVVYVINVFRYGFLGFADMSVPLSIAIMLGFCGALWFIAYYLISRGIGLRS, from the coding sequence ATGAATCAGCTGTATTTGATTGCCTTTAAGAGCATTTTAACTAAAGAAATTAACCGTTTTACCCGTATTTGGGTGCAAACTCTGGTGCCGCCAGCCATCACCATGACGCTGTATTTTCTGATTTTCGGTAACCTAGTTGGTAGCCGTATCGGGCAAATGGGCGGCGTGAGCTACATGGAGTTTATTGCGCCTGGTTTAATCATGATGTCGGTGATCACCAACTCGTTCTCCAATGTCGCATCATCATTTTATAGTGCTAAGTTTCAGCGCAACCTCGAAGAGATCATGGTGGCACCTGTGCCGCATTATGTGATGATTGCAGGCTACGTAGGCGGCGGTGTTGCCCGTGGCTTGCTGGTGGGTTGCATCGTTACCCTGGTTGCCATGTTCTTTGTTGATATCACCTTGCATCATGCCGGATTGGTGCTGCTTACAGCGTTTCTAACCTCAGTGCTGTTCGCTTTAGGCGGTTTGATCAACGCGGTATTTGCCAAAAGCTATGATGACATCAGTATTATTCCAACCTTTGTCTTGACGCCATTGACCTACTTGGGCGGGGTATTTTATTCGTTGTCATTACTACCTGATTTTTGGCAAGGTGTGTCTGCGCTAAACCCTGTAGTGTATGTGATTAACGTGTTCCGTTACGGCTTCTTAGGTTTTGCTGACATGAGCGTGCCTTTGTCCATTGCCATTATGCTTGGCTTTTGTGGTGCGCTATGGTTTATTGCTTACTATTTGATTTCACGCGGCATTGGCCTGCGTAGTTAA
- a CDS encoding excinuclease ABC subunit A produces MKKLLMLLLLGSISTTATAREDIQDFSINEAMAINKISSAIGEGVEFYFAGQQHGAIVKSLGEFKTSKKTNAFGKSDLKACQWAFASAMKSLKQRAQKEGGNAVVNIRSNYDNHQTSSAETFKCGAGNVIAGVALIGDVVTLEK; encoded by the coding sequence ATGAAAAAGTTACTAATGTTGCTGTTGCTTGGCTCTATTTCAACTACGGCAACTGCACGTGAAGATATCCAAGATTTTTCAATCAATGAGGCTATGGCTATTAATAAGATTTCGTCAGCAATTGGTGAAGGCGTTGAATTTTATTTTGCCGGTCAACAACATGGCGCCATCGTTAAATCTCTCGGCGAGTTTAAAACCAGTAAAAAGACTAATGCGTTCGGTAAAAGTGATTTAAAGGCATGCCAGTGGGCATTTGCCTCTGCAATGAAGTCGCTGAAGCAGCGCGCTCAAAAAGAAGGTGGTAATGCGGTTGTTAATATCCGCTCAAACTATGATAACCATCAAACCAGCAGCGCTGAGACTTTTAAATGTGGTGCAGGAAATGTTATTGCTGGCGTCGCGCTTATTGGCGATGTGGTGACGTTAGAGAAGTAA
- a CDS encoding SRPBCC family protein has translation MKITSKVTINKSATEMWKLIAHDFDKAYLWMAPIPFSKAIAPGGSKLGAPMVGRMCDLTEKPNGPQVKEVITHYSESARTLSFDVLPINNPAIIPIKQNHVAMSVREISPTQCEVSWTASPQLKWFAYPMYPLLRLMFPKVFAKLLRGLKDYAENIEHQPRQMSAVV, from the coding sequence ATGAAAATTACTTCTAAAGTCACCATCAATAAATCAGCAACTGAGATGTGGAAACTGATTGCCCATGACTTTGATAAAGCCTATTTATGGATGGCGCCAATCCCATTTTCTAAAGCCATTGCACCGGGTGGCAGCAAGCTTGGTGCGCCTATGGTGGGGCGGATGTGTGATTTAACCGAAAAGCCTAATGGCCCCCAAGTTAAAGAGGTGATTACTCACTATAGTGAAAGTGCGAGAACGCTAAGTTTTGATGTGCTGCCGATTAATAACCCGGCAATTATTCCCATTAAGCAAAATCATGTTGCTATGTCTGTGCGTGAGATAAGCCCGACTCAATGCGAGGTGAGCTGGACAGCCTCGCCACAACTTAAGTGGTTTGCTTATCCTATGTACCCTTTGCTTAGGCTGATGTTTCCAAAAGTTTTTGCTAAGTTATTGCGTGGATTGAAAGACTATGCAGAGAACATTGAACATCAGCCGCGTCAAATGTCGGCAGTTGTTTAA
- a CDS encoding AraC family transcriptional regulator, producing MQRFFNSIDFIEQHLDEAISVHQIAAASHYSTYHYSRIFKALVGDTPKEYLRKRRLTLAAKRLLTEDVGVLEVAIDSQFDSQEAFTRAFKAQFNMTPAKYRKLNEPYRLLYRRPFTEQDLDYLQSRISMEPEIIQRPAMKIVGIAAEYDDGDLSLPKLWSAFRPYRDSVANRVGSDFFGIYESYQEADDKTQFVYICSVEVSNFDDVPEQMITRELEAQTYAQFTHVGPIAELESTLRYIWGSWLPKSDYEYADKPDFELLPASFNNEDPQNKIYLNIPVIRKTLKFAD from the coding sequence ATGCAGCGATTTTTTAATAGTATCGACTTTATTGAACAACACCTAGATGAAGCGATAAGTGTCCACCAAATTGCTGCCGCCTCGCATTATTCAACCTATCATTACAGCCGCATTTTTAAAGCGTTAGTGGGTGATACGCCTAAAGAGTATTTAAGAAAGCGCAGGCTAACTCTTGCAGCAAAACGATTGCTTACTGAGGATGTCGGTGTACTAGAGGTGGCAATAGATAGTCAGTTTGACTCGCAAGAGGCTTTTACAAGGGCATTTAAGGCGCAGTTTAATATGACGCCAGCTAAGTACCGCAAGCTTAATGAGCCTTATCGCTTGCTGTATCGGCGACCTTTTACTGAGCAAGATCTTGATTACCTGCAATCGCGTATTTCGATGGAGCCAGAGATAATTCAGCGCCCCGCAATGAAAATTGTTGGCATTGCAGCAGAGTATGACGATGGCGATTTAAGCTTGCCTAAGTTGTGGTCGGCCTTTCGTCCCTACCGTGACAGTGTTGCCAATCGAGTAGGAAGTGATTTTTTTGGCATATATGAGTCGTATCAAGAGGCTGATGATAAAACCCAGTTTGTATATATTTGCTCGGTGGAAGTCAGTAACTTTGATGATGTGCCTGAGCAGATGATCACTCGTGAACTTGAGGCGCAAACCTATGCGCAGTTCACCCACGTAGGACCTATCGCGGAGCTAGAAAGTACTCTGCGCTACATTTGGGGGAGTTGGTTGCCAAAGAGTGATTACGAATATGCCGACAAGCCAGATTTTGAGCTATTGCCAGCGAGCTTTAATAACGAAGACCCACAGAATAAGATCTATTTAAATATTCCTGTGATTAGAAAAACACTTAAGTTCGCTGATTAA
- a CDS encoding MerC domain-containing protein, translating into MTNTAQLALDRLAIGVSALCAVHCVATPILLVLLPSLSALPIADHHFHEMLVWVVLPTSAVAVTLGCKRHKDTKVWLLALTGLAVLMVSAFFGHDFLGEVGEKIATLIGALIVALAHWRNFKLCRKKQCCD; encoded by the coding sequence ATGACAAATACAGCTCAACTGGCATTGGATAGACTGGCTATTGGTGTCTCAGCACTGTGCGCCGTGCATTGTGTCGCCACACCGATTCTACTGGTGCTGCTCCCATCTTTGTCTGCATTGCCAATTGCTGACCATCATTTCCATGAAATGCTCGTTTGGGTAGTACTTCCAACTAGTGCAGTGGCGGTTACCTTAGGTTGTAAGCGCCATAAAGATACTAAAGTGTGGTTACTTGCATTAACAGGGTTGGCAGTCTTGATGGTGTCGGCTTTCTTTGGTCATGATTTTTTGGGCGAAGTCGGTGAAAAAATCGCGACTTTAATTGGCGCATTGATTGTCGCGCTGGCGCATTGGCGTAATTTTAAATTGTGCCGTAAAAAGCAATGCTGCGACTAA
- a CDS encoding pirin family protein: protein MKLLAKFSARAAMDGDGVKIRRIADFGNTRFDPYLMIDELKSDDESDYMAGFPPHPHRGIETFTYIRKGGFEHKDQLGNVKQIKAGDVQWMSTGRGVVHSEMPIADSDHGLHGFQIWLNMPAKDKMRAPQYRDSSEQQAKVLTNKNGASLTPLAGDWRFADQPESTVSAIISQSGYDGKLAAQLAGNAAIADVNLAANASAKLNLSQYGAVSIYVYSGAVIATYQGVQTRFTDGQLLVVDSAELVELVAADDGAGMLVLAGDPINENIVHMGPFVMNTQQQIQQAIADYESGKFGTID, encoded by the coding sequence ATGAAATTACTTGCTAAATTTTCAGCCCGAGCTGCGATGGATGGTGACGGCGTTAAAATTCGTCGTATTGCCGATTTTGGCAATACACGCTTTGACCCGTACTTAATGATTGATGAGCTTAAATCAGATGACGAGTCGGACTATATGGCTGGGTTTCCACCGCATCCTCACCGCGGCATCGAAACTTTTACCTACATTCGTAAAGGTGGTTTTGAGCATAAGGATCAACTTGGCAATGTTAAGCAAATCAAGGCGGGTGATGTGCAATGGATGAGCACTGGGCGTGGTGTCGTGCATTCTGAAATGCCCATTGCTGATAGTGACCATGGGCTACATGGTTTTCAAATTTGGTTGAATATGCCAGCCAAAGATAAGATGCGGGCGCCGCAGTACCGCGACTCAAGTGAGCAACAAGCGAAAGTTTTGACCAATAAAAATGGGGCAAGTTTAACGCCGCTGGCGGGAGATTGGCGCTTTGCAGACCAACCTGAATCAACAGTGTCAGCCATCATTAGCCAAAGTGGCTACGACGGGAAGTTAGCTGCACAGCTTGCAGGAAATGCGGCGATTGCCGATGTGAACTTAGCAGCGAATGCGAGCGCTAAATTGAACCTATCGCAGTATGGTGCTGTGAGTATTTATGTCTATAGCGGCGCAGTTATCGCAACTTATCAGGGCGTGCAAACTCGTTTTACTGATGGTCAATTGTTGGTTGTCGATAGTGCAGAGTTAGTTGAGCTAGTTGCCGCCGACGATGGCGCTGGGATGCTGGTGCTTGCCGGTGATCCCATCAATGAGAATATTGTGCACATGGGGCCGTTTGTGATGAATACTCAGCAACAGATTCAGCAAGCGATTGCCGATTATGAGTCTGGCAAGTTTGGAACTATTGATTAA
- a CDS encoding helix-turn-helix domain-containing protein: protein MILADKIIKLRKQLGWSQEELAEKVNVSRQSVSKWESASSIPDLNRIIMLAELFEVSTDFLLKDEHDTFEPSSQSSHQDANLHQVTIEEATRYVASKIEVANINTKGAILCVCSVVPLFFFLAMAETGRMGMTGDIAAAAGVVAILVLVSIAVSFFLKTNQFDKDIELIDNEKFELSYGVHSVFQEKLESYKPAYNRRLSIGIFLFIISFVPLMLGAILNCQSDTILMLMVVLMIMISTGIFVVSPASATFDAYNNILKESFANKEKSKRAKRAEKLAAFYWPLLVAVYLGWSLWTMNWGITWIVWPVGSVLYAALLGLMELFEKED, encoded by the coding sequence ATGATATTAGCGGACAAAATAATCAAACTAAGGAAGCAATTAGGCTGGTCGCAAGAAGAGTTAGCTGAAAAAGTGAATGTATCAAGACAGTCTGTTTCCAAGTGGGAGAGTGCAAGTAGCATTCCTGACTTAAACAGAATCATCATGTTGGCAGAGTTGTTTGAGGTATCAACTGACTTTCTACTAAAAGATGAACACGACACCTTTGAGCCAAGCTCACAAAGTAGCCATCAGGATGCCAACCTTCATCAAGTAACAATTGAAGAAGCGACGAGATACGTGGCAAGCAAAATTGAGGTAGCGAACATCAACACTAAAGGCGCCATATTATGTGTTTGCTCTGTTGTGCCGCTGTTTTTTTTCTTGGCAATGGCTGAGACGGGCCGCATGGGCATGACCGGTGATATTGCGGCAGCAGCAGGCGTGGTGGCTATTTTAGTTTTAGTCTCAATCGCTGTGAGTTTTTTCCTTAAAACCAATCAATTTGATAAGGATATTGAGTTAATCGACAACGAGAAATTTGAGTTATCTTACGGCGTACACAGCGTGTTTCAAGAAAAGTTAGAAAGCTACAAACCCGCTTACAACCGCAGATTATCTATAGGTATATTTCTATTTATCATTAGCTTTGTGCCGTTAATGTTGGGCGCTATTCTCAACTGCCAATCCGACACCATTTTAATGCTAATGGTAGTACTTATGATCATGATATCAACAGGCATATTCGTTGTATCACCTGCTTCAGCAACATTTGATGCCTACAATAATATTCTTAAAGAAAGTTTTGCTAACAAAGAAAAGAGCAAGCGGGCTAAGCGCGCCGAAAAACTAGCAGCCTTCTACTGGCCTCTTTTAGTCGCCGTGTATTTAGGTTGGAGCTTATGGACAATGAACTGGGGTATCACTTGGATAGTGTGGCCTGTTGGCTCAGTTTTATATGCCGCCTTGCTAGGGTTAATGGAGTTATTCGAAAAAGAAGACTAA
- the dbpA gene encoding ATP-dependent RNA helicase DbpA, with protein sequence MSQSTNQAASSSFASLQLKPDLLANLETMNFTQMTQIQAESLPAILSGKDVIAQAKTGSGKTAAFGLGLLNKLNVKRFRIQTIVLCPTRELADQVAKEIRTLARGTHNVKVLTLCGGVPMGPQIGSLEHGAHIIVGTPGRIVDHLDSGRLNLNNVNMLVLDEADRMLEMGFQDHLDHIIAQMPQHRQTLLFSATYPEQIQTIAEQIMVKPTMVKVETTHDDVTIEQQFFEMQDGQNRIEALELLLLDKQPSSAVVFCNTKRETQKVADSLADKGFSVLALHGDLEQRDRDKMLLQFANKSARILVATDVAARGLDIDELDAVFNYQIAYDTEVHIHRIGRTGRAGSTGVAYTFYNLEEMYKITAIEDAMKLEVSPKALPDMSVLTKQPLQAEMVTIQIDGGKKHKLRPGDIVGCLTNGKEIAGNQIGKIKVTDIRSYVAVPQALAKTALNKITKGRLKNRTFRAWFV encoded by the coding sequence GTGAGTCAATCAACTAACCAAGCGGCGTCGAGTTCTTTTGCATCTTTGCAGCTAAAGCCGGATTTACTCGCCAACCTCGAAACGATGAACTTCACCCAGATGACCCAGATTCAGGCTGAGAGCTTGCCAGCTATTTTGTCGGGTAAAGATGTGATTGCTCAGGCCAAAACCGGTAGTGGAAAAACAGCGGCATTTGGCCTTGGGTTGCTGAACAAGCTCAATGTAAAACGCTTTCGTATTCAAACCATTGTGTTGTGCCCGACTCGTGAGCTGGCCGATCAGGTCGCTAAAGAAATCCGCACACTAGCGCGTGGTACCCACAACGTGAAGGTGTTGACCTTATGTGGTGGTGTGCCAATGGGGCCGCAAATTGGCTCGCTTGAGCATGGCGCACATATTATTGTTGGTACCCCTGGGCGTATTGTTGACCATCTTGACAGCGGGCGTTTGAACCTAAATAACGTCAACATGTTGGTGCTTGATGAAGCCGACCGCATGTTAGAAATGGGTTTTCAAGATCATCTTGACCACATTATCGCCCAGATGCCGCAGCACCGACAGACGCTATTATTCAGCGCAACTTACCCTGAGCAGATTCAAACTATCGCTGAGCAAATTATGGTTAAGCCAACCATGGTTAAGGTTGAGACGACCCACGATGATGTCACCATTGAGCAGCAGTTCTTTGAGATGCAAGATGGGCAAAATCGGATTGAGGCGTTAGAGCTATTGCTGCTAGACAAGCAGCCTAGTAGCGCTGTGGTGTTCTGTAATACCAAGCGTGAAACTCAAAAAGTAGCAGACAGTCTAGCAGACAAAGGCTTTAGCGTTTTGGCGCTGCATGGTGATTTAGAGCAGCGCGATCGCGATAAAATGCTGCTGCAATTTGCCAACAAGAGTGCGCGTATTCTAGTGGCGACTGATGTTGCTGCCCGCGGTTTAGACATTGATGAGCTAGATGCCGTGTTTAACTATCAAATTGCTTATGACACTGAAGTGCATATTCACCGCATTGGTCGTACGGGGCGCGCAGGTAGTACTGGCGTGGCGTACACCTTCTATAACCTAGAAGAAATGTACAAGATCACAGCCATTGAAGATGCCATGAAACTTGAGGTATCTCCAAAAGCGTTACCCGATATGAGCGTGTTAACTAAACAGCCGCTGCAGGCGGAAATGGTTACCATTCAAATTGACGGCGGTAAGAAGCACAAGCTGCGCCCAGGTGACATTGTTGGTTGTCTAACGAATGGCAAAGAGATTGCGGGTAACCAGATTGGTAAGATTAAAGTGACCGATATTCGCTCGTACGTTGCAGTGCCACAAGCTTTGGCTAAAACCGCGCTCAATAAAATCACTAAAGGACGCCTTAAAAACCGCACCTTCCGCGCTTGGTTTGTTTAA
- a CDS encoding DUF3626 domain-containing protein, which yields MNKLALSHIDKAVACLREQSHSVIKNVLAMSNVPSTQLQQAMAMLAAHGRIAFHFHPDRLDSRGLTVAQGLLKDGIYKSQFETHTSNGHLSPELGGSRDHWENELFGNAYSGIKHRPKYGALDLGLSSFGPAPRFGSCYLLSKPKLLNSCSFCYLDSYRLPKERGTLNCFDAVLAALLSETFERQSAIGKDPLTPAQLIEHLCNLDKRSELTGIKGGGSNLDHYIEAQVHADVTLERDIDLLVVDPSYQGTSIGEQLATVARVYQLELTYHSGYRMALADVPVDFRGPDMPQVATYCLGLEELKSEELNDDERQILTPYKLGQSSLQCEQHLPAWQERTAHRQQQQNLKLLWHVLVKFGSE from the coding sequence ATGAATAAGCTTGCGCTATCCCATATAGATAAAGCTGTCGCCTGTTTGCGCGAGCAAAGCCATAGCGTTATTAAAAACGTGTTGGCTATGTCGAATGTGCCATCTACTCAGTTGCAACAAGCGATGGCAATGCTTGCCGCGCATGGGCGCATTGCATTTCATTTTCATCCTGACAGACTCGATAGCCGTGGGCTGACAGTGGCGCAAGGATTGTTGAAAGACGGCATCTATAAAAGTCAGTTCGAAACCCATACCTCAAATGGGCATTTATCGCCTGAGCTTGGTGGTAGTCGCGATCATTGGGAGAACGAGCTGTTTGGTAACGCTTATTCTGGCATTAAACATCGGCCTAAATATGGCGCACTAGATCTCGGCTTAAGCAGCTTTGGACCCGCGCCTCGTTTTGGCAGTTGCTATTTATTGTCTAAGCCTAAGCTGTTAAATAGCTGCAGTTTTTGCTATCTCGACTCTTATCGACTGCCAAAAGAAAGGGGTACCCTCAATTGCTTTGATGCCGTGCTTGCTGCGCTTTTAAGTGAAACCTTTGAGCGTCAATCTGCCATAGGTAAAGACCCATTAACACCAGCGCAGTTAATTGAGCATTTATGTAATCTTGATAAACGCAGTGAGCTAACAGGCATCAAAGGCGGTGGCAGTAACCTAGACCATTACATCGAGGCGCAGGTGCATGCGGATGTCACTCTGGAGCGGGATATTGATTTACTGGTTGTCGACCCAAGCTACCAAGGCACATCAATTGGTGAGCAGCTAGCAACCGTTGCAAGAGTGTATCAACTTGAGCTGACTTACCACAGCGGCTATCGAATGGCGCTTGCAGACGTGCCGGTTGATTTTCGCGGCCCAGATATGCCTCAAGTTGCCACGTACTGCTTAGGTTTAGAGGAGCTTAAGAGTGAAGAGCTTAATGACGATGAGCGGCAAATACTCACACCATATAAGCTTGGTCAGTCTTCACTTCAATGTGAGCAGCATCTTCCTGCCTGGCAAGAGCGCACCGCACACAGGCAGCAACAACAAAACCTCAAACTACTCTGGCACGTGCTGGTCAAATTTGGGTCAGAGTAA